Proteins encoded together in one Mycobacterium simiae window:
- the scpB gene encoding SMC-Scp complex subunit ScpB, producing the protein MDPEELESVLEALLLVVDTPVSDEALAAVTQQPVYRIAAKLQAMSEQLAERDSGIDLRKTGEGWRMYTRARFAPYVEKLLLDGARSKLTRAALETLAVVAYRQPVTRARVSAVRGVNVDAVMRTLLARGLITEAGVDEDSGAATFATTELFLERLGLTSLADLPDIAPLLPDVDTIEDLSESLDSEPRFIKLAGGATPEQSLTFDVDQD; encoded by the coding sequence ATGGATCCCGAGGAACTCGAATCTGTGTTGGAAGCGCTGCTGTTGGTGGTCGACACGCCGGTCAGCGACGAGGCGCTGGCCGCGGTCACCCAGCAACCCGTCTACCGGATCGCCGCCAAACTGCAGGCGATGTCGGAGCAACTGGCCGAACGCGACAGCGGCATCGACCTGCGCAAGACCGGCGAGGGTTGGCGGATGTACACCCGCGCCCGATTCGCGCCGTATGTCGAGAAACTCCTGTTGGACGGGGCGCGCTCGAAATTGACCCGGGCCGCGCTGGAAACGTTGGCCGTGGTGGCCTACCGCCAGCCGGTGACCCGCGCGCGGGTCAGCGCGGTGCGTGGTGTCAACGTCGATGCCGTCATGCGCACCCTGCTGGCGCGGGGCCTCATCACCGAGGCTGGCGTCGACGAGGACAGCGGTGCGGCCACCTTCGCCACCACCGAGTTGTTTTTGGAGCGTTTGGGATTGACGTCGTTGGCCGACCTGCCGGACATCGCACCGCTGCTGCCCGACGTGGACACGATCGAGGACTTAAGCGAATCCCTGGACAGTGAGCCACGTTTCATCAAACTCGCCGGCGGTGCGACGCCCGAGCAGTCGCTGACCTTCGATGTGGACCAGGATTGA
- a CDS encoding segregation/condensation protein A yields MTDTANGEAPQQNGFQVRLTNFEGPFDLLLQLIFAHRLDVTEVALHQVTDDFIAYTREIGAQLDLEETTAFLVVAATLLDLKAARLLPAGQVDDEEDLALLEVRDLLFARLLQYRAFKHVAEMFAELEAAALRSYPRAVSLEERFTQLLPEVMLGVDAERFAQIAAVAFTPRPVPTVSTGHLHELQVSVPEQARQLLSMLEARGSGQWATFSELVADCEKPMEVVGRFLALLELYRSRAVAFDQSEPLGVLQIAWTGERPTTEALAEVRDE; encoded by the coding sequence GTGACCGACACGGCGAATGGTGAGGCGCCACAGCAGAACGGCTTTCAAGTCCGCCTGACCAACTTCGAGGGGCCGTTCGACCTGCTGTTGCAGCTGATTTTCGCGCATCGACTCGACGTGACCGAGGTGGCGCTGCATCAGGTCACTGACGATTTCATCGCGTACACGCGTGAGATCGGTGCGCAGCTGGACCTGGAGGAGACCACCGCGTTTCTGGTGGTGGCCGCGACCCTGTTGGACCTCAAGGCGGCGCGGTTGCTGCCGGCCGGACAGGTCGACGACGAAGAGGATTTGGCGCTGCTCGAGGTGCGCGACCTGCTATTTGCCCGGTTACTGCAATACCGCGCGTTCAAGCACGTCGCGGAGATGTTCGCTGAGTTGGAGGCCGCCGCCCTGCGCAGTTACCCGCGGGCGGTCTCGCTCGAGGAGCGGTTCACCCAACTGCTGCCGGAGGTGATGCTCGGTGTCGACGCCGAGCGATTCGCCCAGATCGCCGCGGTCGCCTTCACACCGCGGCCGGTGCCGACGGTGTCCACGGGTCATCTGCACGAGCTGCAGGTTTCGGTGCCTGAGCAAGCCCGGCAATTGTTATCGATGCTCGAGGCACGGGGCAGCGGGCAGTGGGCGACGTTTTCCGAGCTGGTGGCCGACTGCGAGAAGCCGATGGAGGTCGTGGGACGGTTCCTGGCGCTGCTCGAACTGTATCGGTCTCGGGCGGTAGCATTCGACCAGTCGGAGCCGCTTGGTGTGCTCCAGATCGCGTGGACCGGCGAGCGTCCGACCACCGAAGCCCTGGCAGAAGTGCGGGACGAATGA